TCTTAACCTCTTAATCATCATTTCCATCCGATCTTCAATAAAAGAAGGCGGATAATAATGATGAAACAATAATTCTTCAGACAGCATTTTTGATTTACTTAAGGATTTATCATGCCGACTTACGAATATGAATGTAAAAAATGCGGATACCGGTTTACTGAATTCCAGTTAATTACAGCAAAACCTGTAGCAAAATGCCCCAAATGCGGCGGGCCTGTGAAACGCCTTATTTCCGGAGGCAGCGGAATAATTTTTAAAGGTTCAGGATTTTATGAGACAGATTATAAAAAAAAATAAGTGATTTCAAAAAACATAATTATTCAGGCATGGACTGCCTTTATGCACTGCAATTGAATTAATGTGAAATAGATGCAGTTTTTTTTACTGCCCGCATCTTAACAATTTACATTGATTATTTACCTTGCAGTTAATATATTATGCTGATTAAGTTGCAAAAATTTATAGTTGAAAGGATACGAAATTAATGGATATAAAATTAGATGCAAAACCAAAACCAAATGAGCAGGATCAGAGAATAACAAAAAATCTGGAAACAATTAAACACAGAATCGTTGTTTTCAGCGGCAAAGGCGGTGTAGGGAAAACTACTGTTGCTGTAAATCTGTCTTATGCACTTCTCAGCCAGGGCTCAAGCGTAGGCCTTCTCGATGCAGATATTACAGGACCTAATGTTCCGAAAATGGTCGGATTAAAGGATGTGCCTTCAATTGATGAGGGTTCAAAACAGATCATTCCTCAAATTAAAGACGGCCTTCAGGTTATTTCAATTGCTCCGATGATCCCTGCTGATGCACCTATTATCTGGAGAGGGCCTCTTCGCTCAGGGGCAATTACCCAATTTCTTTCTGATGTAGTATGGGGCAGCCTTGACTTTCTGCTTGCAGACCTTCCTCCGGGGACAGGTGATGAAGTATTGACCACTGCACAGAAGATGCTTCCGCAAATTGCAATTGTTGTTACAACACCCCAGGAAGTATCTCTCATTGACTGCAGA
Above is a genomic segment from bacterium containing:
- a CDS encoding Mrp/NBP35 family ATP-binding protein, coding for MDIKLDAKPKPNEQDQRITKNLETIKHRIVVFSGKGGVGKTTVAVNLSYALLSQGSSVGLLDADITGPNVPKMVGLKDVPSIDEGSKQIIPQIKDGLQVISIAPMIPADAPIIWRGPLRSGAITQFLSDVVWGSLDFLLADLPPGTGDEVLTTAQKMLPQIAIVVTTPQEVSLIDCRRAVNMAKKLEIKKIGVVENMSGLICPHCGENIDFFGSGGGEKMAEEMGVTFLGRVPMELATRKSGDEGKPVVVENPDSVTGKAFMEIAKNTVVFLNQ
- a CDS encoding zinc ribbon domain-containing protein, producing MPTYEYECKKCGYRFTEFQLITAKPVAKCPKCGGPVKRLISGGSGIIFKGSGFYETDYKKK